From the Solea senegalensis isolate Sse05_10M linkage group LG16, IFAPA_SoseM_1, whole genome shotgun sequence genome, one window contains:
- the si:dkey-21a6.5 gene encoding laminin subunit gamma-3 translates to MEWSNKLVPVIAAAAAACFIGLVGSQTTLPPAVMNTTALIENVTSLTLTPVILSSTTPSCFAYNTTTCQPCAPGSQYDNNTLLCACCPDPGLCLFPGACLSCPKGFYQPLAGQQQCLPCSRGSYTNFTGSPLCHPCPAGSFNNNTGAESCAGCSPGFFTSQLSSTSCAPCVRGTFCNSTGCARCQVCPGGSEALQTSAKDCTPCRPGMHKAPHQTMCQICGSGFFQIHWGQESCDVCPENHYCPSPDVNPVLCPSDAFCPEGSSAPGYCMETFFRKAGDTCELAPVTIALLVIGGGVALLFIILVIVRRQRDTDRELTVARAPLLCKERPQGRYYGIPCDAEPVYAGW, encoded by the exons AGCAATAAACTTGTGCCCGTcatcgccgccgccgccgccgcgtgCTTCATAG GCCTGGTGGGCAGTCAGACCACACTTCCCCCCGCTGTGATGAACACCACCGCGCTCATTGAGAATGTGACCAGTCTCACTCTCACCCCCGTGATTCTCAGCAGCACGACCCCGAGCTGCTTTGCATATAACACCACCACTTGTCAGCCGTGTGCACCGGGATCGCAATACGACAACA ACACCCTGCTGTGTGCGTGCTGCCCTGACCCCGGGCTGTGTCTATTTCCTGGCGCCTGCCTCTCGTGTCCCAAAGGCTTCTATCAGCCACTTGCTGGACAGCAGCAGTGTCTGCCCTGCAGCCGGGGTTCCTACACCAA TTTCACCGGGAGTCCATTATGTCATCCGTGTCCTGCTGGATCCTTCAACAATAACACTGGTGCTGAAAGCTGCGCAGGCTGTtcaccag GTTTCTTCACGTCGCAGCTGAGTTCCACGTCATGCGCGCCGTGTGTCAGAGGCACTTTCTGCAA CTCCACTGGTTGTGCACGTTGCCAGGTGTGTCCCGGAGGATCAGAGGCTCTGCAGACGTCCGCTAAAGACTGCACACCGTGCCGACCAG GCATGCACAAAGCTCCGCACCAAACGATGTGTCAGATCTGCGGCAGCGGCTTCTTCCAGATCCACTGGGGTCAGGAAAGCTGCGACGTCTGCCCGGAGAATCACTACTGCCCT AGTCCCGACGTGAACCCGGTTCTTTGTCCGAGCGACGCCTTTTGTCCAGAGGGCAGCTCGGCTCCAGGTTACTGCATGGAGACCTTCTTCAGGAAAGCAGGGGACACTTGTGAACTGGCGCCGGTCACAATTGCTCTGTTAGTTATTGGAGGTGGAG tggcCTTACTCTTCATCATTCTAGTGATCGTGCGTcgacagagagacactgacagaGAGCTGACTGTAGCTCGAGCGCCGTTGCTATGCAAAGAGCGACCTCAAGGTCGATACTACGGGATCCCCTGCGACGCAGAGCCTGTATACGCCGGCTGGTGA